Proteins encoded in a region of the Fibrobacter sp. UWP2 genome:
- a CDS encoding dTDP-glucose 4,6-dehydratase — protein sequence MKNIVITGGAGFIGSHVVRLFVTKYPEYNIINLDKLTYAGNLANLKDIEGKPNYKFVKMDICDFDAFYKLMQDEHVDGIIHLAAESHVDRSIKDPFTFARTNVMGTLSLLQAAKLYWESLPEKFEGKRFYHISTDEVYGALKMTHPEGIEPPFTTTASSSEHHLAYGEDFFYETTKYTPHSPYSASKAGSDHFVRAFHDTYGMPTIVTNCSNNYGPYQFPEKLIPLFINNIRKRKPLPVYGKGENVRDWLFVEDHARAIDLIFHKGTVAETYNIGGFNEWKNIDIIKVVIKTVDRLLGRAEGEDMNLITYVTDRLGHDARYAIDSSKLQKELGWEPSLQFEEGIEKTVRWYLDNQEWLDNIVNGEYEKYYEKMYKDR from the coding sequence ATGAAGAATATCGTCATCACCGGCGGTGCCGGTTTTATCGGAAGTCACGTGGTTCGCCTGTTCGTGACCAAGTACCCCGAGTACAATATCATCAACTTGGACAAGCTCACGTACGCTGGTAATCTTGCCAATCTCAAGGACATCGAAGGCAAGCCGAACTACAAGTTCGTGAAGATGGATATTTGCGACTTCGACGCGTTCTACAAGCTCATGCAGGACGAGCATGTGGACGGTATCATCCACCTTGCTGCGGAGAGCCATGTGGACCGCTCCATCAAGGATCCGTTCACCTTCGCCCGCACGAATGTCATGGGCACACTCAGCCTTTTACAGGCGGCAAAGCTCTACTGGGAGAGTCTTCCCGAGAAGTTCGAAGGCAAGCGCTTTTACCACATCTCGACCGATGAAGTCTACGGGGCTTTGAAGATGACGCATCCGGAGGGCATTGAGCCCCCGTTTACGACGACCGCCTCCAGTTCCGAGCACCACCTGGCTTACGGCGAAGACTTCTTCTACGAGACCACGAAGTATACGCCGCATAGCCCGTATTCCGCCTCCAAGGCGGGTTCCGATCACTTTGTTCGCGCGTTCCACGACACCTACGGCATGCCGACGATTGTCACGAACTGCTCCAACAACTATGGTCCCTACCAGTTCCCCGAAAAGCTTATCCCGCTCTTTATCAACAACATCCGCAAACGAAAGCCTTTGCCGGTGTACGGCAAGGGCGAAAACGTGCGTGACTGGCTCTTTGTAGAGGACCACGCCCGCGCTATCGACCTGATTTTCCACAAGGGGACCGTCGCCGAGACGTACAACATTGGCGGTTTCAACGAATGGAAGAACATCGACATCATCAAGGTCGTGATCAAGACTGTAGACCGCCTGCTTGGCCGTGCCGAAGGCGAGGACATGAATCTCATCACCTACGTGACGGATCGCCTGGGTCACGACGCCCGCTATGCCATCGATAGCAGCAAACTCCAGAAGGAACTTGGTTGGGAGCCTTCGCTCCAGTTTGAGGAAGGCATCGAGAAGACTGTCCGCTGGTACCTGGACAATCAGGAATGGCTCGACAACATCGTGAACGGTGAGTACGAAAAGTACTACGAGAAAATGTACAAGGACCGCTAA
- a CDS encoding CotH kinase family protein, whose protein sequence is MFMLWAKKICRSSSAKLFVSGYCAVLALLFTLLLLACSNIDIPTNLKNSTGSYLALDDSEYPYAGLPRIVIETDEFTQVKDRETEVPARLQVYGKDSPTDEIKFLTIRGRGNTSWVTMPKKSYKLEFNDKYAFLGMPQNRDWALIANYADKTLIKNYLAYHLSATLGLPYTPKCQFVELFLNKEYQGVYLLTETIKVAKKRVNIPENDSSYLVEVDSKYKKDEQVFLSEQGKPFHVLSPKNASYASLSLLQNHINSFEEFLKTPNTTEIANWIDIDSYIKYYWIQEYSKNFDGAFYTSVFFTWEKGGPIKMGPVWDFDLAFGGHPDTLNDAPEGWYIKKTYWTHRLFKKTAFRLKAYSFFDEHLQEFKAVEDTIESLRKRLRNAAKNNFTRWNILNSTEHENHIRSYSSYDEAIDDLIAWHRKRLAWIKKELE, encoded by the coding sequence ATGTTCATGTTGTGGGCTAAAAAGATCTGTCGTTCATCCAGTGCGAAACTCTTCGTTTCGGGGTATTGCGCTGTACTCGCGCTTCTTTTTACGCTATTGCTCCTCGCCTGCAGCAACATTGATATTCCCACAAACTTAAAGAATTCCACAGGAAGTTACCTCGCCCTTGACGATTCAGAATACCCCTACGCAGGACTTCCCAGAATCGTCATTGAAACAGACGAGTTCACCCAGGTCAAGGATCGTGAAACCGAAGTCCCTGCCAGGCTTCAAGTCTATGGGAAAGACTCCCCTACAGATGAAATCAAATTCCTGACCATAAGAGGACGCGGCAACACTTCTTGGGTGACTATGCCCAAAAAAAGCTACAAGTTAGAGTTCAACGACAAATACGCTTTTTTGGGGATGCCCCAAAACCGTGACTGGGCACTCATAGCCAACTACGCAGACAAGACTCTAATCAAGAACTACCTAGCCTACCACCTATCCGCCACCCTCGGCTTGCCATATACCCCCAAGTGCCAATTCGTAGAACTGTTTTTAAACAAAGAATACCAGGGCGTTTATTTGCTAACGGAGACCATCAAAGTCGCCAAAAAAAGAGTCAACATTCCAGAAAACGATTCCTCTTACCTAGTTGAAGTCGACTCCAAGTACAAAAAAGATGAACAGGTATTCTTATCGGAACAAGGCAAACCGTTCCACGTTTTAAGTCCCAAAAACGCATCCTACGCCTCTTTAAGCCTTCTGCAGAACCACATCAACAGCTTCGAAGAATTCTTAAAGACTCCGAACACAACAGAAATCGCCAACTGGATAGACATAGACTCCTATATCAAATATTACTGGATTCAAGAATACTCCAAGAATTTCGATGGAGCCTTTTATACCAGCGTATTCTTCACCTGGGAAAAAGGCGGTCCAATAAAAATGGGACCTGTATGGGATTTCGACCTCGCCTTTGGCGGTCACCCCGACACCCTTAACGACGCTCCCGAGGGATGGTACATAAAAAAAACATATTGGACTCACAGGCTATTCAAAAAGACAGCTTTCAGGTTAAAGGCATACTCTTTCTTCGACGAACACCTTCAAGAATTCAAAGCTGTAGAAGACACCATCGAGTCTTTGCGAAAGCGTTTGCGCAATGCGGCTAAAAACAACTTCACGCGGTGGAACATTCTAAATAGCACCGAGCACGAGAATCACATTCGCAGCTATTCTTCGTACGACGAAGCCATCGACGACCTCATCGCATGGCACCGTAAAAGACTGGCTTGGATCAAAAAAGAACTAGAGTAA
- the radA gene encoding DNA repair protein RadA, whose protein sequence is MATKAKKEIEFLCTDCGNTTPKWVGKCPFCGAWNTLKEHAAPVADVASTKRGLGGPVHKVVPLRDVATEDTRRLSTANAEFDRVLGGGLAPGSLVLIGGDPGIGKSTLVLTTLATMTAAGVKSLYVSGEESACQVKLRSERLNVSGSDMLLLCETSLEKIIEQAKEIKPQVLVIDSIQTVYKGDLPGTPGSASQLRECTLDLMVFAKNSGCITILIGHVTKDGQIAGPRILEHMVDTVVYFEGDRNHQYRLLRTIKNRFGATDEIGVFEMTSHGLESVANPSKVFLQEGVPPTPGSVVCCTLEGSRALLFETQALVSQTNFAVPQRVAAGIDPKRLTIILALLEKFGDVTIGPADVFASIAGGMKVNDASSDLAIALAIASNHLGIPLGRQTIAIGELGLSGEVRSVSLLDQRLKEARRLGMVEAIVPASGKLPENIEGMRVVRVHSLGEAVAWLMDKK, encoded by the coding sequence ATGGCGACAAAAGCAAAAAAAGAAATCGAATTTTTGTGCACGGACTGCGGCAACACCACCCCTAAGTGGGTGGGCAAGTGCCCGTTCTGTGGGGCGTGGAACACATTGAAGGAGCATGCGGCCCCAGTGGCCGATGTGGCCTCCACCAAGCGAGGGCTCGGAGGTCCGGTCCATAAGGTGGTTCCGCTCAGGGATGTGGCTACCGAGGACACGCGGCGGCTAAGCACCGCCAATGCGGAGTTCGACCGCGTGCTGGGGGGCGGGCTTGCGCCAGGTTCCCTGGTGCTCATCGGTGGCGACCCCGGCATCGGGAAGTCCACGCTGGTGCTCACAACGCTCGCCACGATGACCGCCGCCGGCGTCAAGAGCCTGTATGTGAGCGGCGAAGAGAGTGCCTGCCAGGTGAAGCTTCGCAGCGAACGCTTGAACGTTTCTGGCAGCGACATGCTGTTGCTTTGTGAGACGAGCCTCGAAAAGATTATTGAACAGGCCAAGGAAATCAAGCCGCAGGTTCTGGTTATCGACTCCATCCAAACAGTTTACAAGGGCGACCTGCCGGGGACTCCGGGCAGTGCTTCGCAGTTGCGTGAATGTACGCTCGACCTCATGGTCTTCGCCAAGAATTCTGGCTGCATCACCATCCTCATCGGGCATGTCACCAAGGACGGGCAAATCGCTGGCCCGCGCATTTTGGAACACATGGTCGATACGGTCGTGTACTTCGAGGGGGACCGCAACCACCAGTACAGGTTGCTCCGCACCATCAAGAACCGCTTTGGCGCGACTGACGAGATCGGTGTTTTTGAAATGACGAGTCACGGGCTCGAATCGGTCGCGAACCCGAGCAAGGTGTTTTTGCAGGAGGGCGTGCCGCCGACTCCCGGGAGTGTGGTGTGTTGTACGCTTGAGGGCTCGCGCGCGCTCTTGTTCGAGACTCAGGCGCTGGTGAGCCAAACGAATTTTGCCGTGCCGCAGAGGGTGGCCGCAGGGATAGACCCCAAACGGCTCACCATCATTTTGGCTTTGCTTGAAAAATTCGGCGATGTGACCATCGGTCCTGCCGATGTTTTCGCTAGCATAGCAGGCGGCATGAAGGTGAATGACGCCTCCTCCGACCTTGCCATCGCCCTCGCCATTGCCAGCAACCATTTGGGCATCCCGCTCGGGCGCCAGACCATCGCCATCGGCGAGCTGGGCCTCTCGGGGGAGGTTCGCAGCGTTTCACTTTTGGACCAGCGCCTCAAGGAAGCTCGTCGCCTCGGCATGGTCGAGGCTATTGTGCCCGCGTCCGGCAAGCTCCCGGAGAACATCGAGGGGATGCGCGTTGTCCGCGTGCACAGCCTAGGCGAGGCTGTTGCCTGGCTCATGGACAAAAAGTAA
- the rfbD gene encoding dTDP-4-dehydrorhamnose reductase, whose protein sequence is MKFFVTGVGGQLGHDVMNELARRGHTGVGSDIAPEYSGVADGSAVTTMPYAQMDITDAAAVERVISEVKPDAVIHCAAWTAVDLAEDDDKVAKVRAINAGGTQNIANVCKKLGCKMTYISTDYVFDGQGTEPWLPDCKAYKPLNVYGQTKLEGELAVSGTLDKYFIVRIAWVFGLNGKNFIKTMLNVGKTHDTVRVVNDQIGTPTYTFDLARLLIDMNESEKYGYYHATNEGGYISWYDFTCEIYRQAGLATKVVPVTTEEYGLSKAARPFNSRLDKSKLVEAGFKPLPTWQDALSRYLKEIG, encoded by the coding sequence ATGAAGTTTTTTGTTACCGGAGTGGGTGGTCAGTTGGGCCACGATGTGATGAACGAATTGGCTCGTCGAGGCCATACGGGCGTGGGGAGCGACATTGCTCCCGAATACAGCGGTGTGGCAGACGGCAGTGCGGTGACGACCATGCCGTACGCTCAAATGGACATTACGGATGCGGCTGCGGTGGAACGGGTCATTTCTGAAGTTAAGCCGGATGCTGTCATCCATTGCGCCGCCTGGACCGCCGTGGACTTGGCGGAAGACGACGACAAAGTGGCCAAGGTGCGAGCCATCAATGCGGGCGGCACGCAGAACATCGCGAACGTGTGCAAAAAGCTGGGTTGCAAAATGACCTACATCAGCACGGACTATGTTTTTGACGGCCAGGGTACTGAACCATGGCTGCCCGATTGCAAGGCGTACAAGCCGCTCAACGTGTACGGCCAGACGAAGCTCGAGGGGGAGCTTGCCGTTTCGGGAACTCTTGACAAGTACTTTATTGTCCGCATCGCTTGGGTGTTCGGTCTCAACGGCAAGAACTTCATCAAGACGATGCTGAATGTGGGGAAGACTCACGATACGGTGCGCGTGGTGAACGACCAGATTGGAACTCCCACATACACGTTTGATTTGGCACGCCTGCTAATCGACATGAACGAAAGTGAAAAATACGGTTACTACCATGCGACGAACGAAGGCGGCTACATCAGCTGGTACGATTTTACCTGCGAAATCTACCGCCAGGCTGGACTTGCGACAAAGGTGGTCCCCGTCACGACTGAGGAATACGGGCTTAGCAAGGCGGCACGCCCGTTCAACAGTCGATTGGACAAGAGCAAGCTTGTGGAGGCCGGGTTCAAACCGCTCCCCACATGGCAGGACGCTTTGTCGCGTTACCTCAAAGAAATAGGGTAG
- a CDS encoding gamma carbonic anhydrase family protein: MASIIEYKGKKPEVGEGVFLAEGARLIGDVKIGKDSSVFYNAVLRADLAPIVVGERTNIQDNVTIHLSTGVGVTIGNEVTIGHNAVVHACTIDDNVLIGMGAIVMDGAHIKKNCIVAAGAVVTQGKEFPEGSLVVGTPAHISRPLNEEEIRGVHEGVQHYIDAKNELLKHV, from the coding sequence ATGGCCTCAATCATTGAATACAAGGGCAAAAAGCCCGAAGTGGGTGAAGGCGTCTTTTTGGCGGAAGGCGCCCGCCTTATAGGTGACGTCAAAATCGGCAAGGATTCCTCGGTGTTCTACAACGCCGTGTTGCGTGCCGACCTCGCCCCGATTGTGGTGGGCGAGCGTACCAACATTCAAGACAACGTGACCATCCATTTGTCGACGGGCGTGGGAGTGACTATTGGTAACGAAGTCACCATAGGCCACAACGCCGTTGTTCACGCCTGCACCATCGACGACAACGTGCTCATTGGCATGGGCGCCATTGTGATGGACGGGGCGCACATCAAAAAGAATTGCATCGTTGCTGCGGGAGCCGTGGTGACGCAGGGCAAGGAGTTCCCCGAGGGGTCGCTCGTCGTCGGGACGCCGGCGCACATTTCGCGCCCGCTTAACGAAGAAGAAATCCGCGGTGTGCACGAGGGCGTGCAGCACTACATTGACGCGAAGAACGAGTTGCTGAAGCATGTATAA
- a CDS encoding bile acid:sodium symporter family protein produces MHILEKISDFIGKWMAVVVLVIAALSLFLPKSTLWIELSWVNYLLMVVMFGMGLTLKLSDFALVFARPKEITIGCVAQFIVMPALAFLLSKAFGLDAALMAGVVLVGTCPGGTSSNVITYLSKGDVALSVGMTSVNTLLAPVLTPAITYLLLRTTVNVDVLAMFLSIVKVVIVPIALGFVINKFFGKWTARAVKVLPLVSVIAIAMIVAAVVSHNAAKILSTGAIVFAVVILHNLLGYGCGFGLGKLLKFSTPKTKALSVEIGMQNSGLATSLAATAFSGLAMATVPGAIFSVWHNISGAILANVYRRWGA; encoded by the coding sequence ATGCACATTCTTGAAAAAATCAGTGATTTCATTGGCAAGTGGATGGCTGTTGTCGTACTTGTGATTGCGGCGCTCTCGCTGTTCCTGCCGAAATCGACGCTCTGGATTGAACTCAGTTGGGTAAATTACCTTTTGATGGTGGTGATGTTTGGCATGGGGCTCACGCTAAAGCTCAGCGACTTTGCGCTTGTATTTGCGCGCCCCAAAGAAATCACCATCGGGTGTGTAGCGCAGTTCATCGTGATGCCTGCACTCGCTTTTTTACTCTCCAAGGCTTTCGGGCTCGATGCCGCACTGATGGCGGGCGTGGTTCTCGTAGGCACCTGCCCCGGCGGGACCTCGAGCAACGTTATCACCTACCTCTCGAAAGGCGACGTGGCGCTCTCCGTAGGCATGACCAGCGTGAATACATTGCTCGCACCTGTGCTGACGCCTGCAATTACGTACCTATTGCTCCGCACGACGGTGAACGTGGATGTGCTAGCGATGTTCCTTTCTATCGTGAAGGTCGTCATCGTGCCGATTGCGCTCGGGTTTGTCATCAACAAGTTCTTTGGCAAATGGACTGCGCGTGCCGTGAAGGTGTTGCCGCTCGTTTCCGTGATTGCGATTGCGATGATTGTGGCCGCAGTCGTCTCACACAATGCAGCAAAAATTCTCTCCACGGGCGCCATCGTGTTCGCCGTCGTGATTCTCCACAATCTGCTCGGCTACGGTTGCGGTTTCGGTCTCGGCAAGCTGCTGAAATTTTCGACACCCAAGACAAAGGCTCTCTCTGTGGAAATCGGCATGCAGAATTCCGGTCTTGCCACGAGCCTTGCGGCGACGGCGTTTTCGGGACTTGCCATGGCGACGGTTCCTGGCGCCATCTTCTCTGTATGGCACAACATCTCCGGCGCGATTTTGGCGAATGTGTATCGCAGGTGGGGGGCGTAG
- a CDS encoding pentapeptide repeat-containing protein, which yields MNMMKTSKLGLCLLGALAISAVAQDNWAGKNLNVSFRDKRIDGFDFSNSKAVKNVTDFQRSAGDSPNFTEADLAGVSFQNAVINNASFKNANLKKVIISGADIRGTTFKGADMEEANLYRATLLDSEFPQTNLKNARLDAMKVSDAADFSKADLTQASVMDVDLTGADFSKANLTNANFSRSLMANSNLKKATLVKTDFTACNLIAANFKGTDLINVNFAKAGLSQAEFGGAEFKNVNLQEADLSLTTFNDVDLSKTQLQKAKFAQSTVKNMDFKGQDLTGVVFDKGTVSKNEFERAKLNKTSYFDAAVEKNVFKEAELMKAVFDGAYVFKDIFDKADLTKANFANSTIERSDFNLAQLSGASFAGAKLEKVSFLNANMQGIKIDADTKMNDVDFSGADLSNAKIEKFTAKKVIYDNKTKFPSGFDPRQYGFTKRGEKAADIKVEGKKKKSVDDDTSTDQKPRKKKKKKKHSDDDDE from the coding sequence ATGAATATGATGAAAACTTCTAAACTTGGACTCTGCCTCCTGGGAGCTCTCGCCATCAGCGCCGTTGCACAAGACAACTGGGCGGGCAAGAACCTCAACGTTTCTTTCCGTGATAAGCGTATCGACGGATTCGACTTCAGCAATTCCAAGGCGGTCAAAAATGTTACGGACTTCCAGCGTTCCGCCGGTGACAGTCCGAACTTCACCGAAGCCGACCTTGCCGGTGTTTCTTTCCAGAACGCGGTGATCAACAACGCCAGTTTCAAGAACGCCAACCTCAAGAAGGTCATCATCAGTGGCGCCGACATCCGCGGCACAACATTCAAGGGCGCCGACATGGAAGAGGCCAACCTCTACCGTGCCACTCTCCTCGATAGTGAATTCCCGCAGACCAACCTGAAAAATGCACGACTCGACGCCATGAAGGTGTCCGATGCCGCCGACTTCAGCAAGGCCGACCTCACCCAGGCCTCCGTGATGGACGTGGACCTGACCGGTGCAGACTTCAGCAAGGCGAACCTCACCAACGCGAACTTCAGCCGTTCCCTCATGGCTAACAGCAACCTCAAGAAGGCGACCCTCGTCAAGACGGACTTCACCGCCTGTAACTTGATTGCCGCCAACTTCAAGGGCACGGACCTCATCAACGTGAACTTCGCCAAGGCCGGTCTTTCCCAGGCCGAGTTCGGCGGTGCCGAGTTCAAGAACGTGAACCTGCAGGAAGCCGACCTTTCTCTTACGACCTTCAACGACGTCGACCTTTCCAAGACTCAGCTCCAGAAGGCCAAGTTCGCCCAGTCCACGGTCAAGAACATGGACTTCAAGGGTCAGGACCTCACTGGCGTCGTGTTCGACAAGGGCACCGTCTCCAAGAACGAGTTTGAAAGGGCCAAGCTGAACAAGACCTCCTACTTCGACGCCGCCGTCGAAAAGAACGTGTTCAAGGAAGCCGAACTCATGAAGGCCGTCTTCGATGGCGCTTACGTGTTCAAGGACATCTTCGACAAGGCTGACCTCACCAAGGCCAACTTCGCGAACTCCACCATCGAACGTTCCGACTTCAACCTCGCCCAGCTCTCCGGTGCAAGCTTCGCCGGTGCCAAGCTCGAAAAGGTGAGCTTCCTCAACGCCAACATGCAGGGCATCAAAATTGACGCCGACACCAAGATGAACGACGTCGACTTCTCCGGTGCTGACTTGAGCAACGCGAAGATCGAGAAGTTCACCGCCAAGAAGGTGATCTACGACAACAAGACCAAGTTCCCCAGCGGCTTTGATCCGCGTCAGTACGGCTTCACCAAGCGCGGTGAGAAGGCTGCCGACATCAAGGTCGAAGGCAAGAAGAAGAAGTCCGTGGACGACGACACCTCCACCGACCAGAAGCCGCGCAAGAAAAAGAAGAAGAAAAAACATTCTGACGACGACGACGAATAA
- a CDS encoding NAD(P)/FAD-dependent oxidoreductase: MSDFLSKEYDAVVCGAGPAGLMAACTLGKMTRGARRVLLLDKKAPWKEPIFCAEAASTSRLGALWPIDRSWVRGPISGIYFTSPKGYRAEFYSKDCGCLLDRSKFHHALAVGCKDAGVECHFDTVVKKLERVDNGWNIVVGNGDYDETLFSKVVVDSTGPGCRLTRDIDCLKGIESGDTDLEPAIFALAEGIEHSREHIELFFGSDFPEGYGWIFPRDGVEVNIGFVLGKNAKSGISMRQKLEAFVARYPGAKIRAVYGGMIACGQSKKPIAKCGLFKAGDAASCVNPISRSGITESLLCGKIVAECAVEWLKSTSAEDREQIEAMAFTRWMDAMGKSHLQVARAKKAFYSVKDSQFDRAAERLSKLPRQKQTLYRIFFNVLWACPSLIWKMRSFFHW; this comes from the coding sequence ATGTCAGATTTCCTTTCAAAAGAGTACGATGCCGTGGTTTGCGGGGCCGGTCCAGCCGGCTTGATGGCCGCTTGCACCCTCGGAAAAATGACGAGAGGGGCTAGACGGGTGCTCTTGTTGGACAAAAAAGCCCCCTGGAAAGAACCGATTTTTTGTGCCGAAGCTGCCTCGACCAGCAGGCTGGGTGCCTTGTGGCCCATAGACCGTAGCTGGGTTCGCGGACCCATTTCGGGCATCTACTTTACTTCTCCCAAGGGGTACAGGGCCGAATTTTATAGCAAGGACTGCGGTTGCTTGTTGGACCGCTCCAAATTCCACCATGCCTTGGCCGTCGGCTGCAAGGATGCCGGTGTGGAGTGCCATTTTGATACCGTGGTCAAGAAATTGGAACGCGTGGATAACGGCTGGAACATAGTTGTTGGCAATGGCGATTACGATGAGACCTTGTTTTCCAAGGTGGTGGTGGACTCTACGGGTCCGGGATGCCGCCTCACACGCGATATAGACTGCCTCAAGGGAATCGAGAGCGGCGATACCGATTTGGAGCCTGCGATTTTTGCGCTTGCCGAGGGAATCGAGCATAGCCGCGAACACATCGAACTCTTTTTTGGAAGCGATTTCCCCGAGGGCTACGGCTGGATATTCCCGCGCGACGGTGTCGAGGTGAATATCGGCTTTGTACTTGGTAAAAATGCCAAGTCGGGAATCTCGATGCGGCAAAAGCTCGAAGCATTTGTCGCCCGATACCCGGGTGCAAAAATTAGGGCCGTTTATGGCGGGATGATCGCCTGCGGTCAATCGAAGAAGCCGATTGCCAAGTGCGGGCTCTTTAAGGCGGGCGATGCCGCCAGCTGCGTGAACCCCATCAGCCGTTCGGGCATTACCGAGTCGCTGTTGTGCGGCAAGATTGTGGCGGAATGTGCTGTGGAGTGGCTCAAGTCCACAAGCGCCGAGGACCGCGAGCAGATCGAGGCTATGGCCTTCACTCGCTGGATGGATGCGATGGGCAAGTCTCACTTGCAGGTGGCTCGAGCCAAGAAGGCGTTCTACTCGGTCAAGGATTCGCAGTTTGACCGCGCCGCCGAGCGCCTCTCCAAGCTCCCTCGCCAAAAGCAGACTTTGTACAGGATATTCTTTAACGTTCTCTGGGCGTGCCCGTCGTTGATTTGGAAGATGCGCTCGTTCTTCCACTGGTAA
- a CDS encoding phosphatase PAP2 family protein, whose product MNNLIKKVFIVVAFCGASLCSFAADVKPYVEADALPNALNFYPAPPETTSVQFMYDISQYMWGKAMRADSARAALAIAQAATAMDDMVRMFSEPFGMEISAKKTPAIMNVIERGIATLRQVGRVPKKHYMRRRPFDRFNEPTLVPKDEEALRKNGSYPSGHTILAWSMAMLLVEINPAAQDALLKYAYEWGQSRVIAGFHWQSDVDASKVLVSGAFASLHNDETFLADMKKARAEFKKLSSKKK is encoded by the coding sequence ATGAACAATCTTATCAAGAAGGTATTTATTGTTGTCGCCTTTTGCGGCGCATCGCTTTGCAGTTTCGCTGCAGATGTCAAACCTTACGTGGAGGCGGATGCTCTCCCGAATGCGCTGAACTTCTACCCGGCGCCACCGGAAACAACTTCGGTGCAGTTCATGTACGATATTTCGCAGTACATGTGGGGCAAGGCCATGCGAGCCGACTCCGCACGTGCGGCACTTGCAATTGCGCAAGCGGCAACAGCCATGGACGATATGGTCCGGATGTTCAGCGAGCCCTTTGGCATGGAGATTTCTGCAAAAAAGACTCCTGCCATCATGAACGTGATTGAACGCGGGATTGCAACACTCCGGCAAGTGGGCAGAGTTCCAAAGAAACACTACATGAGGCGTCGCCCGTTCGACCGTTTCAACGAACCGACGCTCGTCCCTAAAGACGAAGAAGCCTTAAGGAAGAATGGCTCTTACCCGTCGGGGCATACGATTCTTGCGTGGTCGATGGCAATGTTGCTTGTGGAAATAAACCCGGCTGCTCAAGACGCTTTGTTGAAGTACGCCTACGAATGGGGGCAAAGTCGCGTGATTGCTGGGTTCCATTGGCAAAGCGACGTTGATGCCTCCAAGGTGCTTGTCTCGGGAGCTTTTGCAAGTCTGCATAATGACGAAACATTCCTTGCCGACATGAAAAAGGCTCGCGCCGAATTCAAGAAGCTGTCTTCAAAAAAGAAATAA
- a CDS encoding SufE family protein, whose amino-acid sequence MSITERQEEVRQKFASFTDPDDKWKFLLDLAKAHPGMDASLKAEKFIIQGCAATMYLVPQFNGSVLHFEMDVEGGTTNPLISRGLGALALKIYNDMAPADILSVDPVFFQEIGLNVGLSPTRSNGFASLVKQIYLYARVFDAISKK is encoded by the coding sequence ATGTCGATTACGGAACGTCAAGAAGAAGTCAGGCAGAAGTTCGCGTCGTTTACCGATCCGGACGACAAGTGGAAGTTCCTTTTGGACTTGGCAAAGGCGCACCCGGGCATGGACGCCTCCCTCAAGGCCGAGAAATTCATTATCCAGGGCTGCGCCGCTACGATGTACTTGGTACCGCAGTTCAACGGCTCGGTTCTCCATTTTGAGATGGACGTGGAAGGCGGGACGACGAACCCGCTCATTAGCCGTGGACTAGGCGCCCTCGCCTTGAAAATTTACAACGACATGGCTCCGGCCGATATTTTGAGTGTGGATCCTGTGTTCTTCCAGGAGATTGGCCTGAACGTAGGGCTCTCTCCGACGAGGTCCAACGGGTTTGCTAGCTTGGTGAAGCAAATTTATTTGTATGCACGCGTCTTTGACGCCATTTCAAAAAAATAA